The proteins below are encoded in one region of Malaclemys terrapin pileata isolate rMalTer1 chromosome 20, rMalTer1.hap1, whole genome shotgun sequence:
- the LOC128826728 gene encoding leukocyte immunoglobulin-like receptor subfamily B member 3 isoform X3 → MASALTILLHGCWFAGRSRVSGDPAGSEAEFPITSARREHGGSYTCRYTNRTGRAAYSEPSDPVQIIVAELSYPKPSISLSPSEGVALGGAVTIRCRGSHQNVRFLLYKDGNLNALQDVKPAGGLAEFLIRNVSQGDAGSYSCYYHKKSNRFIWSHPSDHVELVVAGGSVPSAAPVLTRTIIAGASAAATVLLLLLLLAFVCYRKTRGKSSIDEGKQTQTLEPDPSTYAELDLQTLQPSVYGVINVSRGAPQ, encoded by the exons GCTGCTGGTTTGCTGGGCGGAGCAGGGTGTCGGGAG ACCCTGCTGGCTCTGAGGCTGAATTTCCCATCACCAGCGCCAGACGGGAACACGGTGGCAGCTACACCTGTCGTTATACCAACAGAACAGGACGAGCTGCCTACTCGGAGCCCAGTGACCCCGTGCAGATCATTgtagcag AGCTCAGCTACCCCAAACCCTCCATCTCCCTGAGCCCCAGCGAGGGGGTCGCCCTGGGGGGAGCCGTGACCATCCGATGTCGGGGTTCACACCAGAACGTGAGGTTCCTTCTGTACAAAGATGGGAACCTGAACGCGCTGCAGGACGTGAAGCCGGCTGGGGGCCTGGCTGAGTTTCTCATTCGCAATGTGAGCCAGGGAGACGCAGGGAGCTACAGCTGCTATTATCACAAGAAATCGAACAGGTTCATCTGGTCACATCCCAGTGACCACGTGGAGCTGGTggtagcag GTGGATCGGTACCAAGCGCAGCACCGGTTCTGACCCGCACCATCATTGCCGGGGCGAGCGCGGCAGCcaccgtcctcctcctcctcctcctcctggccttTGTCTGCTACAGAAAAACCCGAGGAA AATCCTCCATTGACGAAGGGAAACAGACGCAGACCCTG GAGCCTGATCCCAGCACCTACGCGGAGCTGGACCTCCAGACGCTGCAGCCCAGTGTGTACGGTGTGATCAACGTGAGCCGGGGAGCCCCGCAGTGA
- the LOC128826728 gene encoding immunoglobulin superfamily member 1-like isoform X1: MASALTVLFLGCWFAGRSRVSGEWSLPKPSISVSPSGVIPMRGNVTIRCRNQYLGMRFLLYKAGDGNYLTYTDPAGSEAEFPITSARREHGGSYTCRYTNRTGRAAYSEPSDPVQIIVAELSYPKPSISLSPSEGVALGGAVTIRCRGSHQNVRFLLYKDGNLNALQDVKPAGGLAEFLIRNVSQGDAGSYSCYYHKKSNRFIWSHPSDHVELVVAGGSVPSAAPVLTRTIIAGASAAATVLLLLLLLAFVCYRKTRGKSSIDEGKQTQTLEPDPSTYAELDLQTLQPSVYGVINVSRGAPQ; this comes from the exons ATGGCTTCTGCTCTCACCGTCCTCTTCCTAG GCTGCTGGTTTGCTGGGCGGAGCAGGGTGTCGGGAG AGTGGTCCCTCCCCAAACCCTCCATCTCCGTCAGCCCCAGTGGGGTGATCCCCATGCGGGGAAACGTCACCATCCGGTGTCGGAATCAGTACCTGGGCATGAGGTTCCTCCTCTACAAGGCTGGAGATGGGAACTATCTGACTTACACAGACCCTGCTGGCTCTGAGGCTGAATTTCCCATCACCAGCGCCAGACGGGAACACGGTGGCAGCTACACCTGTCGTTATACCAACAGAACAGGACGAGCTGCCTACTCGGAGCCCAGTGACCCCGTGCAGATCATTgtagcag AGCTCAGCTACCCCAAACCCTCCATCTCCCTGAGCCCCAGCGAGGGGGTCGCCCTGGGGGGAGCCGTGACCATCCGATGTCGGGGTTCACACCAGAACGTGAGGTTCCTTCTGTACAAAGATGGGAACCTGAACGCGCTGCAGGACGTGAAGCCGGCTGGGGGCCTGGCTGAGTTTCTCATTCGCAATGTGAGCCAGGGAGACGCAGGGAGCTACAGCTGCTATTATCACAAGAAATCGAACAGGTTCATCTGGTCACATCCCAGTGACCACGTGGAGCTGGTggtagcag GTGGATCGGTACCAAGCGCAGCACCGGTTCTGACCCGCACCATCATTGCCGGGGCGAGCGCGGCAGCcaccgtcctcctcctcctcctcctcctggccttTGTCTGCTACAGAAAAACCCGAGGAA AATCCTCCATTGACGAAGGGAAACAGACGCAGACCCTG GAGCCTGATCCCAGCACCTACGCGGAGCTGGACCTCCAGACGCTGCAGCCCAGTGTGTACGGTGTGATCAACGTGAGCCGGGGAGCCCCGCAGTGA
- the LOC128826728 gene encoding immunoglobulin superfamily member 1-like isoform X2, translating into MASALTILLHGCWFAGRSRVSGEWSLPKPSISVSPSGVIPMRGNVTIRCRNQYLGMRFLLYKAGDGNYLTYTDPAGSEAEFPITSARREHGGSYTCRYTNRTGRAAYSEPSDPVQIIVAELSYPKPSISLSPSEGVALGGAVTIRCRGSHQNVRFLLYKDGNLNALQDVKPAGGLAEFLIRNVSQGDAGSYSCYYHKKSNRFIWSHPSDHVELVVAGGSVPSAAPVLTRTIIAGASAAATVLLLLLLLAFVCYRKTRGKSSIDEGKQTQTLEPDPSTYAELDLQTLQPSVYGVINVSRGAPQ; encoded by the exons GCTGCTGGTTTGCTGGGCGGAGCAGGGTGTCGGGAG AGTGGTCCCTCCCCAAACCCTCCATCTCCGTCAGCCCCAGTGGGGTGATCCCCATGCGGGGAAACGTCACCATCCGGTGTCGGAATCAGTACCTGGGCATGAGGTTCCTCCTCTACAAGGCTGGAGATGGGAACTATCTGACTTACACAGACCCTGCTGGCTCTGAGGCTGAATTTCCCATCACCAGCGCCAGACGGGAACACGGTGGCAGCTACACCTGTCGTTATACCAACAGAACAGGACGAGCTGCCTACTCGGAGCCCAGTGACCCCGTGCAGATCATTgtagcag AGCTCAGCTACCCCAAACCCTCCATCTCCCTGAGCCCCAGCGAGGGGGTCGCCCTGGGGGGAGCCGTGACCATCCGATGTCGGGGTTCACACCAGAACGTGAGGTTCCTTCTGTACAAAGATGGGAACCTGAACGCGCTGCAGGACGTGAAGCCGGCTGGGGGCCTGGCTGAGTTTCTCATTCGCAATGTGAGCCAGGGAGACGCAGGGAGCTACAGCTGCTATTATCACAAGAAATCGAACAGGTTCATCTGGTCACATCCCAGTGACCACGTGGAGCTGGTggtagcag GTGGATCGGTACCAAGCGCAGCACCGGTTCTGACCCGCACCATCATTGCCGGGGCGAGCGCGGCAGCcaccgtcctcctcctcctcctcctcctggccttTGTCTGCTACAGAAAAACCCGAGGAA AATCCTCCATTGACGAAGGGAAACAGACGCAGACCCTG GAGCCTGATCCCAGCACCTACGCGGAGCTGGACCTCCAGACGCTGCAGCCCAGTGTGTACGGTGTGATCAACGTGAGCCGGGGAGCCCCGCAGTGA